One window from the genome of Cryptomeria japonica chromosome 6, Sugi_1.0, whole genome shotgun sequence encodes:
- the LOC131037460 gene encoding uncharacterized protein LOC131037460 — protein MHKSYDSFWKWGNARKKMAFVKTSSPNEASLIPEAQPMQLVNVGTGSNENHNESFGALNMLAAVAAGFLEMEDKEGKGGCGQWEMVKPTRFRAPSSHKLVIRRACNGALQCVSSERQPVLRFKRAHDDKDQVAVPHSHVPRFKRARNMSSKYSDFVLH, from the exons ATGCACAAGTCATACGACAGTTTCTGGAAATGGGGCAATGCCCGGAAGAAGATGGCATTTGTGAAAACCAGTTCTCCGAATGAGGCCTCACTAATTCCAG AAGCCCAGCCCATGCAGTTGGTGAATGTGGGTACTGGCAGTAATGAAAATCACAATGAATCCTTTGGTGCGCTTAACATGTTGGCAGCTGTAGCCGCTGGTTTTCTGGAAATGGAAGATAAGGAGGGTAAGGGGGGTTGTGGGCAGTGGGAAATGGTTAAGCCCACTAGATTCAGAGCACCCTCATCACATAAGCTGGTGATAAGAAGAGCTTGCAACGGTGCGCTTCAATGTGTTTCTTCAGAGCGTCAACCAGTTCTCAGATTCAAGAGAGCTCATGATGATAAGGACCAAGTAGCAGTCCCTCATAGTCATGTTCCCAGATTCAAGAGAGCTCGAAACATGAGCTCCAAGTATTCGGATTTCGTTTTGCATTAG